One Purpureocillium takamizusanense chromosome 1, complete sequence genomic window carries:
- a CDS encoding uncharacterized protein (TransMembrane:1 (o265-288i)~EggNog:ENOG503P71S) produces the protein MNMMADQAPPMDARQFGSGSDQGRGSQDLQPSHVAASPTTTFNPGADVQHTTAAAPAPAASNTSAFRFDIATKTAPADRILSAPRQPRYFFGYTRANDSIQFKDVQWLSRASVSDDYQRFAPTSSQPQTLIEWDDNSALLYLDRLPQVNAGTRGSMSIRSEGGSPYRKEMVIRISWFYNGTQGYSQSGIFTVTPDVIDQDLLNDVKVWLDAPSGATAPDVIVSPQASSQAPGATQTPQFNPAPPTGSSSSISEDSGSGGGISPGAIAGIAVGGALVLALIAALAWFLLRRRRRRSQNQQAGDYKQGLQTPNAAYLDDKDMRTGQIADSPRSPYSEDGQGVPHLAALPAAATAPLALYAPTARDGAEHRHSTTAASFGPYRPDAAASRGNLTDTDVPSSAPLSVSHNVAHLVEEGMTEDQIRRLEEEERQLDDEIERAGRR, from the exons TGTGGCCGCATCTCCCACGACGACCTTCAACCCAGGAGCCGATGTGCAGCATAcaacggcggccgcgcccgcaccagCTGCGTCAAACACGTCGGCCTTTAGGTTCGATATCGCCACCAAGACCGCCCCCGCCGATCGCATCTTGAGCGCCCCCAGACAGCCTCGATACTTCTTCGGCTACACCCGTGCCAACGACAGCATCCAATTCAAGGACGTCCAATGGCTATCCAGGGCTTCGGTCTCCGATGATTACCAGCGGTTTGCTCCAACAAGCTCCCAACCCCAGACCCTCATTGAGT GGGATGACAACAGCGCCTTATTGTACCTCGATAGGTTGCCACAGGTCAACGCTGGCACAAGAGGCAGCATGTCAATACGATCCGAAGGTGGCAGTCCGTACAGGAAGGAAATGGTGATCCGCATCAGCTGGTTTTATAACGGGACCCAGGGCTACTCACAGTCTGGGATATTCACGGTGACGCCGGACGTCATCGATCAAGACCTCTTGAACGATGTAAAGGTATGGTTGGACGCGCCCAGCGGCGCCACAGCTCCCGATGTGATCGTCAGCCCCCAAGCATCAAGCCAAGCGCCAGGTGCCACCCAAACACCCCAATTCAACCCGGCGCCACCGACAGGaagtagcagcagcatcagcgaggacagcggcagcggcggcggcatctccCCTGGCGCTATTGCAGGAATCGCAGTCGGAGGCGCCCTCGTCTTGGCTCTCATCGCCGCTCTGGCGTGGTTCcttctgcgtcgccgccgccgccgcagccagaACCAGCAAGCTGGTGACTACAAGCAGGGCCTTCAAACGCCAAACGCTGCctacctcgacgacaaggatATGCGCACCGGTCAGATAGCCGACTCGCCGCGATCCCCGTACTCGGAAGATGGCCAGGGTGTTCCGCATCTTGCGGCCCTTCCCgctgccgcgacggcaccgcTGGCACTTTACGCCCCcaccgcccgcgacggcgccgagcaccgTCACAGCacaaccgccgccagcttTGGGCCCTACAGGccagacgcggcggcgagccggggCAACCTCACCGACACCGATGTCCCTTCCTCGGCCCCGCTAAGCGTGTCCCACAACGTGGCCCATCTCGTTGAAGAGGGCATGACCGAGGACCAGATCCGCCGGCTTGAGGAGGAAGAACGGCAACTAGACGATGAGATTGAGCGCGCGGGGAGGCGTTGA